A DNA window from Leopardus geoffroyi isolate Oge1 chromosome A1, O.geoffroyi_Oge1_pat1.0, whole genome shotgun sequence contains the following coding sequences:
- the IL3 gene encoding interleukin-3 gives MSNLPIMYLLLLLLGFQAPQAQGRPFPTYQLNQYLAKIDEIMQILNKLPLPSQDPLDPNETEILRENTLLRPNLDAFLKAAENFHEDGLLIRKNLKEFLPLLPTPTPRGDPIHIEEDNWVDFQRKLTKYLEILDNFLNFKEKH, from the exons ATGAGCAACCTTCCCATCATGTACCTTCTCCTGCTTCTTCTTGGATTCCAAGCCCCTCAGGCACAGGGGCGGCCCTTTCCGACATACCAGCTGAACCAATACTTGGCAAAGATTGATGAAATTATGCAGATCTTAAACAAGTTACCCTTGCCTTCACAG GATCCCTTGGACCCAAATGAGACAGAGATCCTGAGG GAAAACACCCTTCTGAGGCCAAACCTGGATGCATTCTTAAAAGCTGCAGAAAATTTCCATGAAGATGGACTGCTAATCCGGAAAAATCTTAAG GAATTCCTGCCACTCCTGCCCACTCCCACACCCAGG GGAGACCCAATCCATATCGAGGAGGATAACTGGGTTGATTTCCAAAGGAAACTGACTAAATATCTGGAAATCCTTGATAACTTTCTGAATTTCAAGGAGAAACACTGA
- the CSF2 gene encoding granulocyte-macrophage colony-stimulating factor, which yields MWLQNLLFLGTVVCSISAPTSSPSSVTRPWQHVDAIKEALSLLNNSSEITAVMNEAVEVVSEMFDPEEPKCLQTHLKLYEQGLRGSLISLKEPLRMMANHYKQHCPLTPEMPCETQTITFKNFKENLKDFLFNIPFDCWKPV from the exons ATGTGGCTGCAGAACCTGCTTTTCCTGGGCACTGTGGTCTGCAGCATCTCTGCACCCACCAGTTCACCCAGCTCTGTCACTCGGCCCTGGCAACACGTGGATGCCATCAAGGAGGCCCTGAGCCTTCTGAACAACAGTAGTGAAATAACTGCTGTGAtg aATGAAGCAGTAGAAGTCGTCTCTGAAATGTTTGACCCTGAG GAGCCGAAATGCCTGCAGACTCACCTAAAGCTGTACGAGCAGGGCCTACGGGGCAGCCTCATCAGCCTCAAGGAGCCTCTGAGAATGATGGCCAACCATTACAAGCAGCACTGCCCCCTTACTCCG gaaatgccCTGTGAAACCCAGACTATCACCttcaaaaatttcaaagagaATCTGAAGGATTTTCTGTTTAACATCCCCTTTGACTGCTGGAAGCCAGTCTAG